TGTTATAAATAGAGTATTTGAGAGAAAAGGAACAGAGCCTCATATTTTAAGTTCTAGTATACTTAAAATTAAAATTTGAGAGAGATAGATTGATAGCCTTTTATCACCAAAAGATAAAAGATGGGAgcctttagtattattgttatcaaagAGTACATATACTAAAGAGAATGGGAAGAGCCTTTTAATTACTCAATTCTATTTTGCATGTAGTTAAAAGAGAGAAAAGAAATAAACATCTTTTTACCCCATTTTGTGTTTTGTTTTTATTTTCGTTACTTATTGATCTTCCCTACAATTGACAAATACAACCTTACATATCATCCTTACGAGATCGTTGTGTTGTTTTAAATCTCGTAACAGATCATAGAATATAGTTAATAGTTAAAAAAAATGTGATTATGGAATTTTAACAAGTTTAAAGGCTGTTTTTTGAATCCTCGATATTCATAAGGGGGTAAATTAAATTAAACCTGTTCGCGGGATATAAATTAGAATTTAGAAGCGGACGGCCAATGTTTTAAGAATCGCAATCACAATTATTCGTCTGCTAACCTTGGTGGCTCATGaggtatctatatctatatctatatctaaagATTAATCTATATGTAAATCTGTATGTATAGATTTATCTAATCAAAACCTGGTTTGGTTTGGTTGGTTGATATTTTTAGGAGACTATAATGATCGGAATGGACAATTCTAAATGGATGCGTGATTATGATCGTTATAGATATGAGTTTCAAGTTAGTTGTATTCGATCGTATGCCCGAATTAAACTTgaggttatatatttattattattattgttaataattatataaacaGTTGTTAGAATGCAAAAATAAGATAGTCAACGTACCTTTTATGGTAAGTTGACTTTAGGATCAGAAGATAGAGAGTCTTCATCATTTCCTCAAATGGAAGATCACAAGACTTCAGTACAATCCAAACTCAACGGATACAACAAGTGTCATAGGACAACATCTTTCCTTTTATATAAGAGTGGTTCCAAAATATATAATGGATCCTAACTCAAAATAGAAGTAGCTGTTATAGCTCTTAGTGTATATAGTCACACTTGACTATTGTGTAAAAAAAACCAATTCAATTTGTATCTAATTACCAATAATCAATACAAAGATCAGTTTATTATCATCAAATTATCaaattaacatggtatcagagcttacggTATCGATCCATTAATCAAGATACTCGTTTATGTCTCAATCATTTACCAGAAAATTATTTCAAGCTGCCATGTCTGAGTTTGATGGTAGCTCAGAAGTTAATCAAGCCTCCATGTCAATCATGGACGGTAGCTTGGTTAACAATCAGAATCGATCAAAATTCAAAACTGAACAGAGTTACCTGAGCGTACTCTGTAAACCATCCAAATTCATTGCCAAAGCCGAATCCAATAAAGAAACCATCCCTGCAAACCATCTTCATAAACCACTATTAGAACAACCAAGATGTGTATATTGTGGTGGGTAAACACACAATAATTCAGTGCTTTGAGCTAATCGGTTATCCCAAATGGTGGAGAAAAAAAAAATGTGGCAAGGTGATGATGACGGTTGCAGCGGTGACCGGCAGCAACATTCCGGCTACCAGCAACGGCAACCTTCTGGCCACCACAAGAGGTAACTCTAATTGCAAACCTGATTTCTATAAAAGGGGCGAATGGGTGAGGGATAAACCCTCAAGCCCAAACCCTAATTTCAGACTGAATTCGAACAAAAACGATTCATGGGTGAGGAAAGAATCCTCAAACCCTAATTTTTCACAAAAATTACATACCATATGGGTAAAGGTGATAAGAAAAAGGCCCTCAAATTCAAGATTGCAACAACCGATTGATATGAAAAGGGAAAACCCTAGTCATCATCAATCGAAAAAAAAGGAGAGACCAAAATCAATTCACCTGCCTTCAAACTATCGAAGAAGAAGAGGGGTTAAAAACCCCTAATTCACCAAAATCCTTTTCCATAAACCGTAATTTATTTTCTGATAAAATGGGTGGAGATGATAAAAATTCTTGGGATAACAAAGGCGTGGGACAAAGTTGCCGTGGGAAGAAACACCATGTGCATAAAGCAACTGATCATTTTTCATTGGGAACAAAAAGGGCCACGAGTACTCTAAAAGGGAAGGGTGTTGGGCCGACTCAATGTATTGGGCCAAAACAAAAAAGGGAAGATCAGGCCCAAATTTTAACTGATTTTATTAAAAAGGCCACATTAAATTGTCTTGATAGAACCCAACAATTTAACTGATAATAAATATTTAACGTTTTATAAGGTCCAAAggtttgaaaataaatatttaattgatAACTCACGTTTTATTGAAAAAGCCAATACTATTTCAAATAACGTTAAAAATAACGAATGGATTTTTGATTGTGATGCTACCCACACCATGAGTTttgaaaaatctgatttttatactcAGTCAAAACCTCGGGTTAGTAAAATTCAAACGGCCAATGGAGGTGTTGTACAAGTTGAAGGGGGTGAAAAAATTGAAATTACTCCGACCATGAACCtatctaattgtttatatattcTAACCTTGTCACATAAACTTTTATCCGTTAGTCACGTTACAAAAGAATTAAATTGTTCCGTTTTACTACACTCCACTTTCTATATCCTTCAAGATATCCGAACTGGGGTAATTATTGGGCGTGGCACCGAACGGGGCGGGTTGTACTATGTaaacgaagtaacccaacaaggtactgtgatgcttgctcacggaacacctacgagggaagccTGGTTATGGCATAGAAGGTTGGGTCACCCATCTGTCGGATACCTACATGCTTTATTTCTGAGTCTTTTTCCATCAAACGTTACcttaaattgtgaaacttgtattttggctaaaagccatCGAAGTACTTTTAAACCTAGTAATACAAGAAAAGATGTCCCTTTTGCTTTAATCCATTTGGATGTTTGGGGTCTTGCACCGGTCATAGGGGGAAGAACTTCCTGTATTTATTCATATTTATTGATGACCATTTATGTATGACCTGGATTTATTTTTTAACTCACAAATCCGAGGTGTTTGAAATTTTTTTCCActtttataaaatgataaaaactCAATTTAACAAAAATATTCAAATTTTAAGATCCGATAATGGAGGTGAGTTTGTCAATACTTCAACGAAACATTTCTGCGAAGAAAACGAGATTATTCACCAAACATCTTGCGCTCATACTCCCAAACATAATGGAGTAGCCGAACGAAAAAATCGACTACTGTTAGAAATGACAAGAGCATTATTGATTGAATCTAAAGTTCCGAAAATTTTTGGCCCGAAGcccttgcttccgctacctatctcATCAACCGTTTACCTACCAAAGTTTTGGGCACAAAACCCCTAAAGATACACTTTCTCAATTCCATACTCTTCGGACTTCATTTTGCATTGAACCTCGCatatttgggtgctcggtctttGTCCATATTCCTAAACATGAGCGTACCAAACTTGATCCGtgtgcggaaaaatgtgtcatggtaggctatggaataaaccaaaaaggatatcggtgTTACAGTCCCAAAAGACGTCATGTTTTTACCACAATGAACTGTGATTTTGTTGAAACTGAATATTTTTACAATGATACCCAAcccacgagtgagggggagaatgaCAGGaatgacactctcagttggatGACATGTGTTTCACCTCAAATACCTCAACCACAAAACCCTGAACCACCTCAAACACAACAGCCCGAGCCAACACAGAACCCCAAACCTATACAAACTCCAACACTAAACCCCGAGCCAACACAAGATTATGAACCCACAGAAACTATCCCACCAAACCATGAGACTACTGAAACCTCCTCGAACGATGAACATCAAACCCATGAGGAACAAAATTTCACAAATTCCGATGAAACCACCAAACGATATGTCCTACTTTAAAGAGTCAATAGAGGTGTCCTACCTAAACGATATTCACCAGAAAAAGAAGCACAAAGATCTAAATATCTGATGGCTAATATAGCACAAGAAAATCTATCAAAAGAAGCACAACAGTTTAATTCTATAGTTTACTCTGAAAGTATTCCAAGTTCAGTTGAACAAGCTTTAAAATCAAAACATTGGAAAACGGCAATGGAAGTTGAAATGCAAGCGTTAAACGCTAATGACACATGGGAAAAATGTATCATGCCTCAAGGAAAGAAACCAGTAGGAAGTCAATGGGTATTTACCATAAAGTACAAACCAGATAGGACTATTGAAATATACAAAGCTTGATTGGTTGCTAAGGGGTATACACAAACCTATGGGATAGATTATTCTGAGACTTTCTCACCAGTTGCAAAGATTGATACCATCAGGGCACTCTTCTCAGTCGCTGCAAATGAATAatggccacttcaccaatttgatgtgaagaatgtcTTTCTACATGGCGAACTAAAAAAAGAAGTATATATGGAAGCTTCTCCAGGATTCTCTGAAAACTTTAAAAATGGAGAATTTTGTCGACTTAAGAAATCTTTATATGGGCTAAACAATctccacgggcttggtttgggagatttacattatttatgaaaaatgtgatttcaaacaaagtaactcTAACCACACTTTAttttttaaaggaaaaagaaatttaattacatgtttaatcatttatgttgatgatatgataataacaggaaatgacaAAGAGGAGATTTCTAACTTAAAAATAAACCTTTTTAAAGAGTTTGAAATTAAAGATTTGGGCAGACTCAAATACTTCTTGGGGATTGAAGTATTACGATCCCAATAGGGAaaatttatctgtcaaaagaaatATATTCTTGATCTTCCTGCAGAAACAGGGATGATTGATTGTAAACCAGCTAAAACTCCAATGATTCCAAATCAAAAGCTATTTATGGAAGATGATGCTGAACTAACCgataaagggcaataccaaaggatagtggaaaaactcatctatcttgctcacactcgaccagatatagcacatgcagtcggAGTTGTAAGCCAATTTatgcatcaaccacaggttcaTTATTTAGAAGCCGCAATGAGGATCATCCGATATCTAAAGAAGACACCAGGTCATGGAGTTGTATTAAAAAAGAATAGGCACCTTGAAGCACAAATTTATACAGACGCAAGTTGGGCTGGAGAAGAAGGAGATAGATTGTCAACGTCAGGTTTCTTCACAATAGTTGAAGGAAACTTAGTTGCGtggaaaagtaaaaaacaaaaGGTTGTGTCCTTATCAAGTGCTGAGTCAGAATTTAGAGGGATCGCAAAAGGAGTGGTGGAAGCATTATGGATTCGGAAACTCTTGACAGAAATAGGTTTCCCTCCAAAAGACGTTATTCAAATCTTATGCGACAATGAAGCAGCCATTTCCATTTCAGAAAATCTGGTTCAACACGAGCGAACGAAACACGTTGAAATTGATCGACATTTCATCAAGGAGAAGATAGATAGATAAATCATTTCTCTTCCGTCTATAAGATCAGAAGACCAGCTAGCCGACATTCTTACCAAATCAGTCAACAGAAGACTCTTCAGCGAAGTTCTAAACAAGTTGAACATTgaaaaccccactattcaacttgagggggagtattAGAATGCAAAAACAAGATAGTCAACTTACCTTTTATGGTAAGTTAACTTTGGGATCAGAAGATAGAGAGTCTTCATCATTTCCTCAAATGAAAGATCACAAGACTTCAGTACAAGCCAAACTCAACGGATACAACAAGTGTCATAGGACAGCATCTTTCCTTTTATATAAGAGTGGTTCCAAAATATATAATGGATCCTAACTCAAAATAGAAGTAGCTGTTATAGTGTATATAGTCACACTTGACTATTGTGTAAAAAAAAACCAATTCAATTTGTATCTAATTACCAATAATCAATACAAAGATCAGTTTATTATCATCAAATTATCAAATTAACAACAGACAAATATATTCACCTATTAGCACACGTATATTATTGTATATTATTAGACCATGTATTAGTCAAATAGTCAATTGTAATTGTAACAGAATATGTAATATCAGATGTATAGTTTAGATACAGGAGATATACACATGTGAATATAGACTCCTGAAATAGCTGATAGTTTATTAGATAAGAGTCTTCTAGTCCACTGACTGATTTGTATAAATAGGTGCATTAAGAATCAATAAAGGCATCAAATATTTCATCTACTTACATGGTATCAGACTGATATTGATCCTTTTCTTCATCATCTCTTCTTATCTACATCGTAAGCTTCTTCAATCACCCATGGCCAATCAATCAAAACTCCCTACTCCTCAACCCATCAATCACATCATCCACTCTGTCCCAATCAAACTAGAAATCGAAACAAGCCAATATAACTCATGGGCTGAATTATTTAAAATTCACTGCAGAGCTCATGATTTGATTGACCATCTTTCTTATAACTAAATCTCAGAAGTTACTGATTCTGCCGGTTCTTCTAAAGCTCCTGAAATCACCTCAGAACTCTGGAGCTGTCAAGATGCCATTGTTTTACAATGGATTTATGCAACCATCTCCAAAGATTTGCTCAATACGATTCTTGAAACTGACACAACGGCCAAGAAAACTTGGGATCGTCTTAAAAGTATTTTCCACGATAATCAAGGCTCTCGTACGGTTGCTCTTGAACAGAAATTCACAAACCTCAAACTTGCTAATTTTACAAACGTCTCAAGCTATTGTCAAGAGGTCAAGATGTTGGCCAATCAAATGAAAAATGTCGGACTTGATGTCACAGATCAGCGAATGGTTCTGCAAATGGTGGCCGAATTAGGTGATAGTTATGAAACAATTGGTACTTACATCTCACAATCAGAGAAACTTCCCAAATTTTATGAAGCAAGGTCGAAACTGATTCTTGAAGAAACCTGTAAAAACCGCAACTTACGCCCGAAATTCTATCCGAAAGTGCACTGAATACCACAACTGGCTCTCGCAATTCACCTCGTACAAATGATGGTGACACTCGGAATGGCAATTTTCAGGTTAATCGGAACAGGGATGGTCGATCTGGTGGATGTGGTGGAAGGTCAAACTATCGGGGCAGAGGACGAGGGTATCCACAGAACCCGTATTTTTATTCTCCCGGATCCAGAACAACTTGGGATCCAAACTGGGACTATCAACACACTTGGGCTAATACACCACCATGCCCCTATCCAACATCAGGTTAGACTCACCCTCCACCCAGCCCAGCAAATAATTCTCCTAGACTCCTAGGCCCACGACCGAACAACAATCACGTGGGCTCTACTGCTGCTACGTCCAATTTTGCCCCAACAACAATTGATAGTGCTTTTCAAGCCATGGCGTTAAATCCACCAGAAGAAAATTGGTACCTCGACACGGGAGCGTCTTCACACATGACAGGTAATCGGGGTATGGTCTCTTCTTATGTTAATACGAACGTGCCTAAACAAATAATTATTGGGAATGGTAATAGACTTCCAATTCATGGTCTTGGCTATACAAAACTTCCCACATTACATAAACCACTATACCTTAACTCTATACTTTATTCACCAAAACTTATTACCAATTTAATATCTGTAAGACTCTTATCAAAAGATAATAATATTTCTATCACTTTTGATCCGTTTGGTTTCACTGTGAAGGATTACAGGACGGGAACACCACTCATGAGATGTAATAGCCAAGGCGACTTATATCCGCTCACATCCACATCTCTCACCAAACTTCAAAGTCTTGCTACCAATTTATCTGCTGTTTCTGAAGATGTTTGGCATCGTCGTTTAGGTCATCCCGGTGCCAACATTTTGCGTTTACTTAGAAATAAAGTCATGATGTGTAGTGACTCAAATAAAAGTTCCTCTACTTTATGTCAATCTTGTGTGTTTGGAAAACATGTTCCTTTACCATTTCATAATTCAACTTTTTCGTCTTTATCTTCTTTTGATATTATGCATAGCGATTTATGGACCTCACCCGTAACTAGCTCACTAGGTCATAAATATCATATTCTCTTTCTTAATGACCATACTAACTTCTTATGGATTTTTCCCTTGCAAACAAAATGACAAGTTTTTGATACCTTCATCACACTCAACAAATACATCAACACCCAATTTAATAAAAACATAAAAACTTTTCAATGCGATAATGGTACGGAATACAACAACTCCTCGTTTCATACTTTCTGTCAACAAAATGGAATGTCATTTAGGTTCTCATGTCCTTACACTTCTTCACAAAATGGAAAAGCCGAAAGAAAAATACGTGCAATAAACAACATCGTTCGCACCCTCCTCGCTCACTCATCTGTACCACCTAATTTTTGGCATCATGCTCTTGCCATGGCCACCTATCTACTCAACATACTTCCATCCAAAACCATAAACTACAACTCACCCACACACCTTTTATACAATCGACGTCCTGAATACTCTCACCTTCGAACCTTCGGCTGTCTTTGCTATCCACTACATCCCTCCACAACAATAAACAAATTACAACCTAGATCAACTCCATGTATTTTCCTTGGCTATCTTCTTTCTCATAGAGGATACAAGTGTTATGACATTAATGCAAGAAAGATCATCATCTCTCAACATGTTGTATTCGATGAAACACAATTCCCTTTCGCCTCACAAGACACCTTAGCAGACAAATATGAATTCCTCACTCAACAATTCTTTCCAGATAAATTAATCACATCTCATTCTACTCCTACGATACCTACTGTCCAACCACATGAGCATCCACCAGCCCATCAGTCCACGTCCCACACCTCCTCCACTTCACCAGTCCAATCTACTCCTTCCTCTCCTACTTCAGCCCATAGTCTCACGCAACCAGCTCACTCCTCACCCTCCAATTCATTTCATCACCTTCTGATAATAATGCTCAGAACGATACAATTCAACAATCTCCAATACCTCCCTCACCTATTGCTCCTACACGAACTGTTATCACTCGCAGTATGTCTAATATTTTCAAACCTAAAACTCCCTTTAACTTACTTACCACCACTTCTTCATCACTATCCTTGTCTCTTATACCTAAAACA
This genomic stretch from Rutidosis leptorrhynchoides isolate AG116_Rl617_1_P2 chromosome 11, CSIRO_AGI_Rlap_v1, whole genome shotgun sequence harbors:
- the LOC139874475 gene encoding uncharacterized protein — its product is MQKQDSQLTFYEVTDSAGSSKAPEITSELWSCQDAIVLQWIYATISKDLLNTILETDTTAKKTWDRLKSIFHDNQGSRTVALEQKFTNLKLANFTNVSSYCQEVKMLANQMKNVGLDVTDQRMVLQMVAELGDSYETIGTYISQSEKLPKFYEARSKLILEETCKNRNLRPKFYPKVH